Part of the Henckelia pumila isolate YLH828 chromosome 2, ASM3356847v2, whole genome shotgun sequence genome is shown below.
CCAATCTGTTAGGCAGCCCATGTACCGGACACCTTGAAGCCAAAGGAGCATCCGGAGACCAGGAATCAAACCAGAAACTCAACTCACCTGCGCCAATCGCCCAACCAATCTCTTTCTCTGCTCGCTGCCTGATCTTCATCATTCTTCTCCAAGTCGGAGAAACACGTTGTAAAATCCGAAAATCAGCCGGAGGATACCTCTTACAATATCTGATATGCAAAAAATAACTCCAGATGGATTTCACTGTTTTGAACCGGACCCATAATTTAATTGAAAAGGCTGTGACTGTATCCTTCAATCTCCGAATACCAAGACCCCCTTTCGAAAATGGGAGGCACACTTTCTTCCAAGAAATCCAATGAATTTTATGATCCCCATTCTTTGATCCCCACAAAAAATTAGCACAAATCATTTCCAGCCGATGAATCACAGTTCCCGGGGGCTGTAAGACCTGGAATAAGTAAATAGGCATGGAGCAAAGCACACTTTTAATAAGAACCAGCCTACTACCGAAAGATCACAATTTTGTTTCCCATCCTTGCAGTCTCCTATTTTCACTTGCAATAATATGATCAAAATAAAGACTTTTACGAGGCCCCAGATACAGCGGAGCACCAAGATATCGAAGAGGTAAATCCCCTTCGCTAAATCCAGTAATAGACAAATACTGCCCCTTCCTTGCCGCTGAACAATCATtagcagtgatgagaacacttTTGGCATTATTAATCAATTGACCCGAACACTGCTCATAGTGATAAAGGAAATTCCTAACCCTCTTAACACTCGAAATAGCTCCATTCAAAAAGATGATCAGATCATCAGCATACGCCAGATGAGATAAAATAAAAGAGCGACCTGTGTTAAACATCATGCTCTTAAACCGATTGAAAATAAAGTCCAGCCCCCGAGAAAGATATTCTGCCGCAAGAACAAATAACAAAGGAGATAAAGGATCTCCTTGCCAGAGACCTCTCTTGGATGCAAAAAAGCCAGACATATTCCCATTAATATTAACTGAGAACCAACAGTTACTGATGCACCGAGAAATCCTATTGCCAATAACATCAGAAAACCCCAAAGCTTGAATCATCTGTAACAAAAAACTCCACTGAACTCGATCATAAGCTTTAGCCATATCAATCTTCACGATCAAATTCCCTCCCTGGGTCGCATAATTTAGATGATTAACCATTTCCTGAGCCATCAAAATATTGTCAGAAATTAATCTCCCAGAAATAAAACCACTCTGAGAAGGAGAAATAATCCTAGACAAAATCGGCCGCATCCGCAAAGTGATGATTTTGGTGATGATTTTATTACTAACATTGCAGAGGCTAATCGTTCTAAAATCAGACCATGTCTGGGCATCCACACTTTTAGGAATCAAGATAATAGTAGTGGCGGTGATGCTCTTCGGAAGACAAGAACCATTCCAAAAATTCTGAACTTCTTCAATAACATCTCCTTTAATAATCTCCCAACACCATCTAAAAAAACCTGCAGAAAACCCATCTGGCCCGGCTGCACTATCTTCATGAATAGAAAATACACTCTCGCGTACTTCTTCCTCAGTAATAGGACGCAAAAGATTATCATTTTCCTCTACAGTAACCAGTGAAGGAACATGACCAAAATCTGCTCTGTTAAGAGGAGCATGTTCACCGGTTAATAAGTTTTCAAAGAATCGAACCCCAGATTCTTGAATAATATCTTGCTGCTCCAAAGCTACTCCATCCTCCCAAATacgaaaaaattttatttttagctCTCCTCCTGTTAACCGTATTATGAAAAAGGCTGGTATTTCTTTCTCCATCCACAATCCACCTGGCAGCCGCTTTCTGTTTCCAAAAAGATTCCTCCATGGCTAACCCAAGAGACAGGTTTGCCTGTGCTAAAGAAAGCGCCACTTTATTATGATCCGAAGACACCAAATCAAATGTCATTTCTGCATGAGAAGCTGCTGCCTCCAAAAGCTTAACTTTGTCGTGAATGTTACCAAAAACCTCAGTATTCCACCATTTAAGATGAGCCTTAAGCTGTTTCAATTTAATCACCAAGCGGGACAAACCGCTTGCACAACAGGGATTATTCCAATTCAATCTAACAGTTTGAAGGAACCCCGGATGAAGCCGCCACATATTTTGGAATCGGAAAGAACTCTTCGGCCGAGGCATAGTAGGAGCAGAAATGAGTAAAGGACAATGGTCCGAAGTGCCCCTGTGTAGATGCTCCACCTTAAAAGCTTCAAAATGATCTGAACATGAAGGAGAGATGAGCACTCTATCAAGATGTTTCCAAATAGAATTATTCGTCCAAGTAAATTTGGACCCAATGAAACCTGCATCAACCAAACCAGCATCTATAATAAACGTAGAGAAATCCTGCATGGCTCCAGGACTACGAACAGTACCAAGAGAATGTTCACTAGCCCCCGTAATAATATTAAAGTCTCCTCCAACCACCCAAGGACTCCCATCCTGTGGTTGGCAATCTAACAAACCCTCCCAAAGCAAACACCTTGTGCTCCTATCACATTTCGCATAAACCACCGACAAATAAATATCTCTCGGGAATAAACCAGAAGCAAGCTTAAGATGTAAGAATTGCTCATGATCCTTAACCATAGTTATCGAAACATCATGggaataataaaaccaaattttATTACTCAAGTTTGATATTACCGAATCAAAACCAAACTTCTTATTCTGCCATTCCTGATTAAATTGCCTTTTCGGTTCACTAATAGCCATAAAGAGAAGATGATTAGTATCTTTGAGGAATTTAATCCGTCGATGTACTGCTTTATTTCCAATACCCCTGACATTCCAAATGACACCGTTCATTGAGAAATATTGGATGCGGAACCAGTGGACTGCTTAGAAGCCTCTATCCTCGACCCCAAAGGTGGAACAGATTTATTTCTTTTAGGAGGCCTGCCCCGTCCGCGCTTCTGAGAGATTTCCATGGTAATTGGTTGATCCTCCCCCGACAGAGTGAAAGAAATGCTATGATCTACCCCCAATTCAACATTAGAATCCAAATTTGCCTCTGGGTTATCATTCCCTCCCTTTAAATGCTCTATGAGCTCAACTCCTTGCTCACTAATCACATTCAAAACCTCTGGTTGAACTTCTCCAGCTGCACGTCCCACCTGAAGCCCCTCGCCAGCCCTATCCACAGAACCTGAGCACTCAATATTGAAATCCAAAGTCGGCTCCGAGACCCCATGGTTAGTCCGATTACCCTCTATAGAACCATTCAAATCATCCTGAACAAACACCCCTTCAACCCACGAACCATGCCATAATCCATCAAATTTATTGGACATTAATATATTATCATTAATAGGCACGTCCCTAGAAAGCACTGGATCACTAGCTAGATTATCCACCATAGgatcaaagttatttgaagaatCACCCTGCTGGAGTTGGGTAGGTTCCCGAACCAGCAGCGGCTCCTCTTCTAAATCCAAAACAAGAGGATCAAATCTGTTTGAAGTTTCTCCACCATTAACCATGCCTGGACTTCGAACCGCTAAAACATCCATCACTTTCTCCTTCCCCTTCTTTGAGGCCACTTGTTTCCATTCAAACCTTGGTGCATCAAACTTCGCGCCAattcttgcaactcacaaaaacaacaactaacatgcataatattcactcgatacatcacaaaagtcaagacaaatcatatataaatcaagtgcataaattgcacttatcattcATCTTCCTCCTTCCTCTCTTTCTACAAAAGAGAGTTTATAAACATTTATGGTCAAAGAACTTGTGATTTCACATTGCCAAACACAATAAGCACCAAGAGCAGGGCAAAATTTCCTTAAGAAAATCGTGTTCAACACGAGCCTCAACTATTGAATTCTTTTTATGTTTCTTCTGTCATATTCAAGTTTTTCCTAATAAATATACCCACAAAAAGTTTAttattatcaaaataaatacatatacaGTAAATGCATCAACACATTATACATGTTTAGAAAGTAACACATATAAATTGTGTAATAATCGTGTGCAAAAACTCAAGTGTCTGATGAGATTTACCGGCATGTCAATCATTGTCGGGcattgaaaagaaaaaagagagaTAGAGCCATCGTGTCACATTTCCTGTCTTGTTTGATCGTTTCTTTCTAAAAAatgcattattatttttaatcaagAACAGATATTGTTCTTGCTGtctataaattaatttatatatttttttatatatattttatgccTTCCACGATTAACCATCGTTCCCCCGTGTGAATCGAGCCGTTTTTCCAGTACGGATTCATGCTTCGATGTAGCTATATTAATGGTGCCACATGTCGGGATGGACCAAGTCGAAATGATAGGCGTAGAAGAGATGAAGAATCTCCTTTACTCTATCGTCAACTGTGAAATCATTGGTGTCCCAAAGTTGGCTATGGACGAGAATCTAATGGAGTTCGTGCTAGTCCCTCTAGGCATGGGAGTGCTGTTAGCGTACCATTTTTGGCTTCTTTACAATATAATACGCAATCCCAGAAGAACTGTGATCGGCCTCAATGTTGAAAGTCGCCACAAATGGGTCTTCTGCTTGATGGCCGTAAGTTTTCTTCACTCTATTTATTTCTGTTGTTGGGTTGCAAATTAACTGCCATGTTTTCATTGTTTTTGGGCTGTCATTCGAACTTGGAAGTCATCAAGACGCTAAAGTGTTTGATCTTTTGTTAGCTGGATCTTTTACAGCATATATAGTCATGTTCTTGGCTTGAGGGGTCAGATTTGATCAAACGTAGCATCCCCAAATTCCCATGTTTCTCTCTTAGTTTGTGGTGTGATGGCTTCCAAAATTGAACTTTTGAGCATGATATTTGGGTATATATTGATCGAGGACTTCTCTTCTCGACTCAGATACCCATAAAAATTCTCTCTTCTTGTTGACCTATAAATGTGATGGTTGCACGGAAATGACCACAAGTTCTTTTTGGCATTACTCTAGAAagatatttataaaattaaggCTACAAAAGATCGATGCCAGGATAAGAACTCCAGTTTAGATAAGATGATCGATTATTCTTGGGACTCTTTGGGCAaggaatgattttttttaacctCGATATGATGTACCTTACATGTGCTCTTTTGGAAGGCTAAACTAGTCATACCTTAGTTATGCCTAGCCACATCAGCGAGGGGAACTTTTTTAATGCTTGGCATAGCACTTTCCCTTACATGATCTTGAGTCATGGAAATTAATGATGGATCTAAGTGTCTACTCCAGTTATTCTTCAAACGAATAAGACGCAATCACCTAGTTCCTGTGAATGACTGTGCCGAACCTTAGGTTGTGTCCATTCCTGCTAGAGATATCGAACGTTCACCTCGTGATAAGACATCGAGAAGATATGCATGTATGGATAATCAGTTTGTCCAAATGCGTGTGTTTGTACCTGCATATAAAGATTGTATGTATTAATCAAGTTTTTCCTTTCTTATGGCACTGTTTTTGTCTTCTGAAGATATTAATTAGAGTTGCTTTCTAGACCGGTTAGTCCTTAATGCTCCTCTCGGATGTATCAATCAGTTGGTGTTTTCGAACAAGTTCAGGTTCTAGATGCTGAGAAGCTCATCCTAAAACTTGCTTGAGGATGTTTATGAACTTTGACAAAATTGTATTTGGCTTCATTCCCATGGACTTCGCCTACTGACCGTCAGTGAGTTGAGCAAAATTTCTTGTTTAAAGTGAAATAGGGGATAATTTAGTGTGCTGTTTAACTCTTATATGGATATAATTTCATACATAGAAAAAAATGGATAGAAAGTGTTGTTTTCTTTATGAGTAAAATGCTATAATATTTATTGAGTGCTTATTTCAGCTGCGAAAATTTGATTTCGCACTAGATTGCTCATTTATGTTACCTCAGCAAATATTTGTATCAGTTTAATCCTTATACGTAGGAGTATCAAGCAAGAACTTCTGAACATATTTCCGGATTCTTGGATGTTCAATAAGGGATCTTTCCGTCTGACACAAATCATCAGTTACCTTCAATTCATATTGAAAACTTATCAAACATTATACTATAATCAAAGGGAAAGAAAAGTGATGGAGTGAATCTTAAGAAGTGCTTCAAATGGTTGTATGAACTATTATGAACTGTAGCGAAAATGTTATGCATGATCCTACAAAATGGACTTTGATGATTTGGAATGTTAGCTCTGGTTTTCCGAGCTGGTTGTTATCTATTGTATCTAAGGACCTTTCTTATTAATGAAATGGTTttctcaacaaaaaaaaaatgtagcTGGGTTATTTCCATGGGTTGCTGCTATCTTCCTTTagtatcattttttttagtaaTACTCTTTCACCAAGCTTTTGGTGCATTTTGTTGTCCCAGCATAAAGTTTCCTTTTTCCTCCAATTCTACCTGGCAACTTACGTCGACTATCTTTTGTGCTTGGGATGTAAAGGTACTGATATCAAACCAGAGCTAACCTGTGGACAAAATTTTCAGGATCCACTCAAAAATGGAGTTTTGGCAGTTCAAACGCTACGCAACAATATAATGGCGTCCACCCTTTTGGCGACCACGGCCATCACTCTCAGCTCATTGATCAGTGTGTACGTCAGCAACAAATCAACCTCTTCTCTGGAGTCGATACATGCAAATAGCTCTTCTATAATATCTTCTGTCAAGTTCTTTGCTATATTAGTGTGCTTTCTTTTTGCATTCTTTTGCAACGTGCAGTCTATTAGGTACTATGCCCATGTTAGCTTTCTAGTCTCTGTGCCCCCGTCTGCAGACAGGAAAGAGTCTATCGAATACGTCGAAATGAACCTGAACAGAGGTTCCTTCTTCTGGACACTTGGACTCCGAGCATTTTACTTGTCCTTCCCTCTCTTTCTCTGGGTTTTCGGGCCTATACCCATGTTCGTTTGCTGCTGTGTGATGTCGCTTCTTCTCTATTTTCTGGACACTACGACGAAATTTACGAGGAATCTGTATACACACTCTGTTAGGGAGGATACGAATGGTGAGGTCTGAAGATGTGGAGTCTAGTGTTCTTTGGACATGAATGTACTTGTGACTAGGTTTTGTGTGATATTTCTTTTTTGGGAGAGAATGTTTTCATTTTTAACTTGTCCCAGTACTGTGAAATTGGTTGCTTTGATTATATTGTCTCATTTGTTATGTTGTATGATCACTAGGATCATAATTTAGTAGCAAACTTGTTTATAAAAGTTTTGTTGCCAATTTATTATGGTGTTTGAGTAAGCTTGTATATTTTGATCTCGCTGATTTCGGGTTATGAAATTTGTTTTGGTTTATAAATAAATGTTGGATTTTGTTTTCCGATAAGCTTCATGAGGCGGTGTGTAATTATGCTAGAGCGATGATCAAGACACGAGATCTTACTtcaaatctatatctatatacaATGTTTTTATAACCAAGGTTTATCTTAAAAAAATGGTCCAACTGATCGGATcgttttataatatatttatcatagtttaaaaaataaataactatataaatatattcaaaatattaattatatttatatatatttttaaaaaataaataaattaattaaaaaattttaataatactaaaataatatttttaacaaagtacaaattccaaataatcatgtatatatataataaaatattaaattaagattttaaaattttttttaaaaaaactactttttaaaaaaaattaaaaaaatcgaaaaaacgGTTCAACCGATTTTTGGCCTGTTCTTGAGACCGGTTCTTGACCGATTCGATCGATTTTGGCCGATTCTTGACCGGTTCTGAGCATTTTAACCGTTAAAACGGTTTTTTGGGGTGTTCCGGACCAGTGATCGGTTTCCGATCGAACAAGCCGGTCCAGTCCGGTCCGATTTTGAAAACATTGTCTATATCAGTGATGCAGTCACGACGGATTcaatcaaaaaattttaaaattatataaaataaatattttaaaattaaaatacaataGAAAAACTAATTTATAATCAATGAACGGGATAATTCTTAAATATATCCTTATAGTTTCATTATCGTGCCAAATATATCCCTTTTGTTTTTCGTATCCTAAAAATctcttattaattaaaaaatgtcTCAAATACGTCCTTGAAACTAAATAATACCTATTATGCCCTTCATTTCtcaatttattattaataacCTTAATCCCAACATGCTTCTGTAAGTAAATTAAAGCAAATTACCTCTTTGACCAAGATGTTGTCGGGTTATGACCATCGGGTTTTACAGGTTGTTCCTCACAACCGAACCACGCGATCACAACCGATGGTTCCTAACACAGACTCCTTCAGCAGCACCTAGCACAGCCTTATTTCGTttcctaccttaaggcgtatagtaaaagcttaattttttgaatgaaaACAACATGATAGGGAAGAACCTCGGAAATTTATCtgacaacatattattacataaatcaacctcttttgaagaggaggagataacttgtttagctactcattgtagccttgttcttgaaatacataaaattataaAGTTTTATACAAAcgtagaaagagaaatattacaatatttttatttgtaagaaaactgaagggaattaTCGATATCTTTAGCTTTCTCGAAAGCCTGTATTTATATATGTAGTTCCACTCATTTCAtggagaaacttcagggaatcttacagctgtcttgtcttttttatgccattattgatgacatcttttactagtggaggagtcacatgcttgaatttttttttagatttattctcctcacatgccttctttattgttgtcggggcatcttttgcttttgcagtgggcccTAGGAAAACGTGTTTTTGATTGTCGCTGTctacctttgcttgtctcggaaaaatcttttcgatctgtTTGGGATCTGAAGGTTTTttcaaattctggctccttctggtttggacattctgggcagataacctctgaccatcttcctgcatgagccatgttacaaaatttttggcgagtttctttacttcCCTGCAGCTTGTTGATCCACAAAAAGTTCttttcttttcgaagagttcttccgcgaaAGCCGTAATTTtttctgtcattgtgtttaacaggaatgatccatTCACAGAGTTCTGATAgaatttgaacgaaaacttgaccttgttcatctcggtgagacagacccaaataccacatgtccttctggttgagatttcattttctccgaaagtggacaccaatggtatttcttcagatataggatccttgataaatttttgaCTATTcatatcaggtctccttagcttgatgaaatgaaaggactCGTGTGATCatttccctgttggttctggagctacACTAAAGAAGTATACCTCGAGCACATCttctctggacaaatgatcattatttgtccatgtttcttggacttcttcctgaatccattttggtaactgtgatatacCTTGGAAGCCCGGcgaagttgtataaactgaggctaaagccccaaattcataccatagctttacatccttaggattgacattgttttttagctaaacccttggatatattcctgcaacattaACCCTGCAAGTggtcgggttgatttcactccttgtacttaatttttctcatctttgttgataaacctgaaatggagaaaagacagctggattagtatcaatcttagatttgtcCTTGtctgtgttgggcctaagattgatctctttctCTTTTATCCCaaaggcggagggttgacttgaagagttatcctcatcaattgttgcttcatctagatcatcaaaaacTGATTATAGATTAGTACTTATTTTTTGAGTTTTAGAATCCTCAACATCTGATTTTACAACTAgtggttgtatttcttattCTTgcaaaaccaatggttttaacattACTTGTTTTTGAGAACCCAGTGATTTCTCTATGGCACGCATAATttgcccttgaatagcagcccataatTGAGTATGAGCTTACAGACATCCCGTGATTtgattggatactttgatccgatcaccTTGTTTTATCCTGCCCGCCATATCAGCACTTatgacaagctggttgaactcggtttgaagcaacccaaggtgttccctaagatgcctctgcattttcatgatggaatctacgtcactgccttccatctcttgttaagaaatctgcaagaatattttcatgagatttaataataacaatatcaaaaatataattttgacataatgcttgccatcttaataaacCTAACTTTATCAGGTTCAGATTCAATCTTTTTTATTAGAAAAGCTTTTACGTGGGTGTTATCAACCatcaaagtgaattttttagcaagtaaaaataatggccatttttcgaaaaccATTTTAActgaataaaattccttctcgttgatatgtcatctgatagcctcagattctgaaaaacgATCGCTACAATATATGCATGGTATTTTCCCATCTGAAGTGATCTtagtaaggactgctgcccaccattcgtcgttggcatccgtaaataacaccaaatcatcttcatctttgggtatagccatttttgggagattcttataTATCTTCTTTAATTGgttcacccctttagtatgttcatcggtccatataaaccttgcatccttttttaacaaaggactgaacacctttctgtacattgctaggttgtttatgaacatccctgcaaaattaactactcctagaaactttggagttgttttacatctttgagtttatctggaaaattctttaccttttccacaatatggagttgtagaattattccagattcatcaatctcaataccaaggaatttaattttccttgttgctatgactgttttttttcagataaaaccagttcttcttgtttacaaattttagataaaatctctaaatgtttaccatgttcatctatgttttttgatgctataagaatatcatcaatataaacaaacataaagttgaaataatgtttaaaaagattatccatctttttttgaaatatttgggggtgcattagccaatctcaTAGACATATATCtttgtggtgtagagaaggctgtgaatttcttatgCGTTTTTTCATTTCATTGGGGATGCAAGCTGCCATGGGTGAATCACAGAAAAGGGGCCGAGGGAGGCCACCAAAGAGAATTGCATCGGTGCCTTCAATGACCACTAGAGGTACCggtaaaaatattgatattgtcTCCTCTGATATTTCCCAATGAATTGTATGATTTAGAATGTTAGAGGTATTGGGAATAAATTTGCTCAAAggagaattaaatttctaatagaggagaataaatttattttcatggcTATTTTGGAACCGATGAAGCTGCTGGAGGAGGCTACCATGGCTAGATTATTTGGTTACATGAATGTTATTTCTAATGTCAGTAATAAAATCTGGTTTTTTTTTctggggagggggggggggagatATTACTATTTCGGTACAGCATG
Proteins encoded:
- the LOC140883035 gene encoding uncharacterized protein; protein product: MVPHVGMDQVEMIGVEEMKNLLYSIVNCEIIGVPKLAMDENLMEFVLVPLGMGVLLAYHFWLLYNIIRNPRRTVIGLNVESRHKWVFCLMADPLKNGVLAVQTLRNNIMASTLLATTAITLSSLISVYVSNKSTSSLESIHANSSSIISSVKFFAILVCFLFAFFCNVQSIRYYAHVSFLVSVPPSADRKESIEYVEMNLNRGSFFWTLGLRAFYLSFPLFLWVFGPIPMFVCCCVMSLLLYFLDTTTKFTRNLYTHSVREDTNGEV